GCTACGCCCGATTGGGTGCGTTGGGAGCGTGAGAAGAAACGTGCTACATCATTGCTGGAACTGGAAAAGGCCAATGCCTTGCCCGACCCTACGGTGAATCTGGGTGTGCGCCAATTCCGCGATACGGATGATAAGGCCTTCGTGCTGGGCGTGTCGCTACCCATTCCTGTTTTCGATAGCAACCGAGGTAATATCGAACGGGCGCGTGCAGAAGTAAGCAGAAGTGAAAGTGACCAACAACTTGCATTGCTCGACCGCCAAAAGGACTTCGCACGTCTCCAAGGCGCATTAGGCACGGCGTATCTGCAAGCGATCAGCCTGCGGGATACGATCATCCCTGCCGCAGAGCAAGCCTTTGGCCAATCACGCTATGGGTATGGCGCTGGCAAGTTCCAGTATCTTGAAGTGCTGGATGCGCAGCGCACCTTATTCGATGCACGCCATCAATACATCACTGCGCTTCGCAACTACCACACACACAAAGCAGAACTCGAACGCATTGCGGGTCTGCACCATACGCCATCCGAAGGAGATCACCATGACGAGTAAACGCATCATCTTTATCGCAGTGATTGCTGCGCTTGTTGGAGGTGGCATCTATGCCTTCATGCCTGCATCCAAGGCAGAGCATGAGGAAGAGGAAGGCCATCACGAAGAGGCTGGCCAGCGTGCGCATATCAGCGACGAATCCGCCAAGGAAATGGGTATCGAAACCGTGGTGGCAGGTGCTGCAACGGTGCGTGAATCCAAGAGCCTGTCGGGTCGTATTGTACTGAACCAGAACCGTAGTGCGCAGGTAAAAGCACGTTATGCTGGGGTAGTGCGTGACGTGTTCAAGCAAGCGGGTGAAGCCGTGAAGCGCGGCGAGAAACTGGCGCGTGTAGAGAGCAATGAAAGCCTGCAAGTCTATGCAGTGCCATCACCCCTCGATGGTATCGTGCTGGAACGCCATATCAGTGTGGGTGACGAAACGGGTGAAGAACCCATCTTCGTAGTCGCAGACCTGAACAGCCTATGGGCAGAGTTCTTCGTGTTCGCAGGTGATGCCAACCAGATCACGCAAGGCCAGAAGGTCACGGTTTCAACGCTGGATGGCAAGGTCACAGGCGAGAGCACTATCAGCGCAGTGCTACCTACTGCCGATGCTGCAAGCCAGACCATCGTGGCGCGTACCGAACTGGATAACAGCACAGGCATCTGGCGTGCAGGCATGACCGTTCGGGTCGATGTTACGCTGACGGAAAAGGAAGCGGCGCTAGCCGTTCCTACCGCAGCGATTCAGCGTCTTGAAGGCAAGCCCGTAGTATTCGTAAAAGAGGGTGCGGAGTATGTAGCCACCCCTGTTACGCTGGGCAGTGCTGACCGTATCCAGACCGTAATCACCAGCGGCTTAGATGCAGGTGCAGAGGTTGTTTCCAAAAACAGTTTTGTGGTGAAGGCCGACATCGGCAAAGCATCCGCAGAACATGAACACTGAGTTTTATCATGATTAAATCCTTACTCTCATTCTCGATTCACCATCGCTATCTGATTGCGCTGCTAACGGCAGCCGTAGCCTCGGTGGGTCTTTACATGCTCGGCAATCTCCCGATTGATGCCGTGCCTGACATCACCAACAATCAAGTGCAGATCAATACGATGTCACCCGCGCTCTCGGTCAATGAAGTCGAGAAACAGGTGACGTTCCCGATTGAAACGGCCTTAGCAGGTATCTCTGGGCTGGAATCTACGCGCTCGATTTCGCGTAATGCGTTCTCGCAAGTGACCGCTGTATTCAGTGACAAGGTGGATATTTACTTCGCACGACAGCAGGTGAGCGAACGCCTTGCCGAAGCAAAGGAAAGTCTGCCCGATGGGGTAGAACCCTCCATGGGTGCGATCTCGACAGGGCTTGGCGAGATTTATATGTGGACGGTGGAATACACCAAGGAAGGCCGCAAGAAGCAGCATGATGGTGAAGCGGGTTGGCAAAGTGATGGAAGCTACCTTACCGCCGAAGGCCAACGACTCGCCAACGATCTGGAACGTGCCAGCTATCTGCGCACGGTACAGGACTGGATGATTCGCCCACAGATTAAAGGGGTGGAAGGTGTTGCAGGCGTAGATGCGATTGGTGGTTATGTGCAGCAATACCATGTGCAGCCGAACCCTGAAAAGCTGGTCGCGCTGGGTCTGTCATTCAGCGACATCATTGAGTCCATTGAAGCCAACAACCATAGCATTGGTGCAGGCTATATCGAACAAGGTGGCGAGTCTTACGTAGTGCGTGCCGATGGTCGCATTTCCGCACCGAACGAGTTGGGCGATATTGTCGTGACCACCCGTAAGGGCATTCCCGTTTATCTACGTGACCTTGCCACTATCGGTATCGGTAGGGAGTTGCGTACAGGCAGCGCATCAGAGAATGGTGAGGAAGTCGTGGTAGGTACGGCACTCATGCTCATCGGTGCGAATAGCCGTACTGTGGCCGATGCGGTGGATATGAAGATGAAGGAAGTGAACAAATCACTTCCCGCAGGTATTCATGCCAAAGCCGTGTTGAACCGTACGAAGCTGGTAGATGCGACTATCTCTACCGTGCAAGAGAACCTGACGGTCGGTGCCTTGCTGGTCATTGGTGTCTTGTTCTGGCTATTGGGAAATATCCGTGCGGCCATCATCACCGCGCTGGTGATTCCTGTATCCATGCTCATGACGGCGATTGGCATGGTGAAGGGCGGTATCAGCGGCAACCTCATGAGTCTTGGTGCGTTGGATTTCGGGCTGATCGTGGATGGTTCCATCATCATTACCGAGAACTGCTTGAAACGATTGGCAGAGCGTCAGCATCATGTCGGGCGCACTTTGAACCTGACGGAACGATTGCATGAGGTGATGGCTGCTGCGCAGGAAATGGTGCGACCCACCGTGTTCGGTCAGCTTATCATCATTCTGGTTTATGTTCCCATGCTGACCTTCACAGGGGTTGAGGG
This sequence is a window from Alphaproteobacteria bacterium. Protein-coding genes within it:
- a CDS encoding efflux RND transporter periplasmic adaptor subunit, which translates into the protein MTSKRIIFIAVIAALVGGGIYAFMPASKAEHEEEEGHHEEAGQRAHISDESAKEMGIETVVAGAATVRESKSLSGRIVLNQNRSAQVKARYAGVVRDVFKQAGEAVKRGEKLARVESNESLQVYAVPSPLDGIVLERHISVGDETGEEPIFVVADLNSLWAEFFVFAGDANQITQGQKVTVSTLDGKVTGESTISAVLPTADAASQTIVARTELDNSTGIWRAGMTVRVDVTLTEKEAALAVPTAAIQRLEGKPVVFVKEGAEYVATPVTLGSADRIQTVITSGLDAGAEVVSKNSFVVKADIGKASAEHEH